In the Opitutaceae bacterium genome, one interval contains:
- a CDS encoding prephenate dehydrogenase/arogenate dehydrogenase family protein has protein sequence MNPPTLTVLAPGLLGASVARAARRYRAAGRIKVWARRPETRLALQQVDWCDQVCATPGEATTDSDIIVVCTPVERIVPLIREVSDTLSATAIVTDVGSVKGEICRFASAALSQGARFVGSHPMAGSEKSGMDHADPELFRERACFVTPLDDTPVEATERIAAFWNQLGAEVVTMHPDLHDEVVAHVSHLPHLAASALCNLLARRTPNWHLYAGGGLRDTTRVASGNPSLWVQILLENRDEILRALSAYQDEIQAFQTALANRDTLQLRAYLERGKSYRDQFRS, from the coding sequence ATGAACCCGCCCACCCTGACCGTCCTTGCCCCCGGCCTCCTTGGCGCCTCCGTCGCCCGGGCAGCCCGGCGTTACCGCGCCGCCGGGAGGATCAAGGTGTGGGCACGGAGGCCGGAAACCCGCCTCGCCCTGCAACAGGTGGACTGGTGCGACCAGGTCTGCGCGACCCCCGGGGAGGCCACCACCGACTCCGATATCATCGTCGTGTGCACTCCGGTCGAACGGATCGTGCCCCTCATCCGTGAGGTCAGCGACACCCTTTCCGCGACCGCCATCGTCACCGACGTGGGAAGTGTCAAGGGAGAGATCTGCCGGTTTGCCTCGGCCGCTCTTTCCCAAGGCGCCCGATTTGTCGGCTCTCATCCCATGGCCGGGTCCGAAAAGAGCGGGATGGATCACGCCGATCCCGAGCTTTTCCGGGAGCGGGCCTGTTTCGTCACTCCCCTGGACGACACCCCGGTCGAGGCAACCGAACGCATCGCCGCCTTCTGGAATCAACTCGGAGCGGAGGTCGTCACCATGCATCCCGACCTCCACGACGAAGTGGTCGCGCACGTCAGTCACCTGCCTCATCTGGCTGCTTCCGCCCTCTGCAATCTTCTCGCCCGGCGCACGCCCAACTGGCATCTCTACGCCGGCGGCGGCCTCCGCGATACCACCCGGGTGGCTTCCGGAAACCCTTCGCTCTGGGTCCAGATCCTTCTCGAGAATCGGGACGAAATCCTGCGGGCGCTCAGTGCCTATCAGGACGAAATCCAGGCCTTCCAGACCGCGCTCGCCAACCGGGACACCCTCCAACTCAGGGCCTACCTGGAGCGCGGGAAATCCTACCGTGACCAGTTCCGATCCTGA